In Nostoc sp. UHCC 0926, a single genomic region encodes these proteins:
- a CDS encoding phytoene desaturase family protein, whose amino-acid sequence MVANIRDMQNTDIVVIGSGIGGLSCAALLARYGFDVIVCESHSIPGGAAHAFERNGFKFDSGPSLYSGLSYSPSANPLRQVLDAIGSELPCVTYDTWGCCLPEGDFDTGVGAEQFCEVLMKFRGDNAVAEWQELQRVMEPFANAATSIPPAALRFDFGAARTVGPFVPSLTKNVANIIKLTGPFSRIMDGVVKDSFTRNWLNLLCFLLSGLPADGTSAAEVAFMFADWYRPDAVLEYPIGGSGALVDTLVQGLERHGGKLMLGAHVEQVLVEGNRAVGVRLRDRQEIRARRAVISNASVWDTLKLLPEKAIPKQYRSKRQATPECDSFMHLHLGIDAQGLQSDLRCHYIVVNNWELGVRAPQNVVVISIPSTLDPSLAPAGKHVIHVYTPGNEPYALWQGMDRRNQEYAEQKRSRAEVMWQALQRIIPDIRARCEVTLVGTPLTHERYLRRHQGSYGPAIPAGSGMFPGPSTPLPGLMCCGDSTFPGIGLPAVAASGMIAANTLAPVDKHLAMLQDIKCI is encoded by the coding sequence ATCGTTGCAAACATAAGGGATATGCAAAACACAGATATAGTTGTCATTGGTAGCGGTATTGGCGGTTTGAGTTGTGCTGCTCTTTTGGCACGGTATGGCTTTGATGTGATAGTCTGCGAAAGCCACTCCATTCCTGGAGGCGCTGCCCATGCTTTTGAGCGCAATGGTTTCAAATTTGACTCGGGCCCGTCCCTCTACTCTGGACTGTCTTACAGCCCCTCTGCCAACCCTTTGCGACAAGTGCTAGATGCAATTGGCTCTGAATTACCATGCGTAACCTATGATACTTGGGGTTGTTGTCTGCCAGAAGGTGATTTTGACACCGGGGTTGGTGCCGAGCAATTTTGTGAAGTGCTGATGAAATTCCGTGGTGATAATGCTGTAGCCGAATGGCAGGAACTCCAGCGCGTTATGGAACCATTCGCCAATGCAGCAACTTCTATACCACCAGCCGCATTACGCTTTGATTTTGGTGCAGCTAGAACTGTAGGCCCATTTGTTCCATCTCTGACAAAAAATGTGGCAAATATCATCAAGCTGACGGGCCCCTTCAGCCGGATTATGGATGGCGTCGTTAAAGACTCGTTTACCCGAAATTGGCTGAATTTGCTGTGTTTTCTACTTTCTGGACTACCAGCAGATGGTACTAGCGCCGCAGAGGTAGCATTTATGTTTGCCGACTGGTATCGACCAGACGCAGTACTTGAATATCCGATTGGTGGTAGTGGTGCTTTAGTTGACACCCTTGTACAAGGATTGGAACGCCACGGTGGGAAGCTGATGCTGGGCGCTCATGTAGAGCAAGTGCTTGTAGAAGGTAATCGTGCGGTGGGTGTGCGTCTGCGCGATCGCCAAGAAATTCGGGCGCGGCGGGCAGTGATTTCTAATGCATCGGTTTGGGATACACTGAAGTTGCTACCAGAAAAGGCAATACCTAAACAGTACCGCAGCAAACGACAGGCTACGCCTGAGTGTGATAGCTTCATGCATCTACATCTAGGCATTGATGCTCAAGGATTACAGTCAGATTTGCGGTGTCATTACATCGTAGTCAATAACTGGGAATTGGGTGTGAGGGCACCTCAGAATGTTGTAGTGATATCAATCCCTTCAACTCTCGATCCATCCTTAGCACCAGCAGGTAAGCATGTGATTCATGTGTATACTCCTGGTAATGAGCCGTATGCTTTGTGGCAAGGGATGGATAGAAGGAACCAAGAATATGCCGAACAAAAGCGATCGCGTGCAGAAGTAATGTGGCAAGCGCTACAGCGGATCATTCCAGATATTCGCGCTCGTTGCGAAGTCACACTAGTTGGTACACCTCTAACCCACGAGCGTTATCTCCGTCGTCACCAAGGTTCCTACGGCCCAGCAATTCCGGCTGGATCTGGTATGTTTCCTGGCCCCAGCACACCTCTACCAGGGCTGATGTGCTGTGGCGACTCGACATTTCCCGGCATTGGTTTACCAGCAGTCGCCGCTAGTGGGATGATTGCTGCGAATACCCTTGCACCGGTTGATAAACATTTAGCTATGCTTCAAGATATCAAGTGCATTTAA
- a CDS encoding bifunctional serine/threonine-protein kinase/formylglycine-generating enzyme family protein: protein MQICQNPNCSNPFNSDGNKFCVSCGQSNFGKLLRNRYRVLRLLGEGGFSRTYATEDVDRLNAPCVIKQFFPQFQGTGQRTKAAEFFKEEAFRLYELGENHTQIPRLLAYFEQGTSLYLVQEFIQGKTLLQEVQQKTYGEKQIWELLTDLLPVLEFIHTHNVIHRDIKPENIIRRASDEKPVLIDFGGAKQLTQTSLGRQATVIYTLGYAPTEQMAGFACHASDLYALGVTCVRLLTRCLPLQDASGQINDPIYDAMNAKWLWRQRLQEKGITISDDLGKILDKLLKHLPSERYQTAVEVLNDLKFTTSNIEPVALKIVSMSQSILPLLPQKVIIPLLSLETFEFDVVTVDTGGREVNRVNSNANFFAEELGKSVTLEMVSIPGGTYMMGSPEFEGDADERPQHEVSVEPFFMGKFPVTQAQWRVVAALPKVKQALNPHPSKFKGLDRPVENVSWYEAVEFCLRLSEKTGHDYRLPSEAEWEYACRAGTTTSFHFGETITSELVSCAVEPKSKFRKETTNVGSFEVANAFGLYDMHGLVWEWCADSWHNNYNDAPLDGTAWEVSGDINRRVLRGGSWSFNAELCRSASRSWNESDGGLRVCGFRVVFSVEEII, encoded by the coding sequence ATGCAAATCTGCCAAAATCCCAATTGCTCAAATCCATTCAACTCTGATGGCAATAAATTTTGCGTGAGTTGCGGACAAAGCAACTTTGGCAAACTTCTGAGAAACCGTTACCGCGTATTGAGACTCTTAGGTGAAGGTGGGTTTAGCAGAACCTATGCAACAGAAGATGTAGACAGACTAAATGCGCCTTGTGTCATCAAGCAATTTTTCCCACAATTTCAGGGAACAGGACAACGCACCAAAGCAGCAGAATTTTTCAAAGAAGAAGCTTTTCGGTTGTATGAACTGGGAGAAAATCATACGCAAATTCCCAGATTACTAGCTTATTTTGAACAAGGTACTAGCTTGTATCTCGTACAAGAATTTATTCAAGGAAAAACTCTCTTACAAGAAGTTCAGCAAAAAACCTATGGTGAAAAACAAATTTGGGAACTTTTAACTGATTTATTGCCAGTTCTGGAATTCATTCATACCCATAATGTCATTCATCGGGATATAAAACCAGAAAATATTATCCGCCGTGCAAGTGATGAAAAACCCGTATTAATTGACTTTGGTGGTGCTAAACAGCTAACACAAACCAGTTTAGGAAGACAAGCTACAGTAATTTATACCCTTGGTTATGCCCCAACAGAACAAATGGCTGGATTTGCTTGTCACGCCAGTGATTTGTATGCTTTAGGTGTAACTTGCGTGCGTCTTTTAACTCGATGTTTGCCTTTACAGGATGCTTCTGGACAGATTAATGATCCTATTTATGATGCCATGAATGCTAAGTGGTTGTGGCGTCAACGGTTACAAGAAAAAGGTATTACTATCAGTGATGACTTAGGGAAAATTTTAGATAAACTATTAAAACATCTACCGAGCGAAAGATATCAAACAGCAGTAGAAGTTCTCAACGATTTGAAGTTTACAACATCGAACATTGAACCGGTTGCCCTAAAAATTGTTTCGATGTCCCAATCTATATTACCGCTGCTACCGCAAAAAGTAATAATACCATTACTCTCCTTAGAAACCTTTGAATTTGATGTAGTGACAGTAGACACAGGTGGTAGAGAAGTAAACCGCGTGAACAGCAATGCAAACTTCTTTGCTGAAGAATTGGGTAAGTCTGTCACATTAGAAATGGTATCAATTCCTGGTGGTACTTACATGATGGGTTCACCAGAGTTTGAAGGGGATGCTGACGAACGTCCTCAACACGAAGTTAGCGTTGAACCATTTTTTATGGGAAAATTTCCTGTAACTCAAGCACAGTGGAGAGTAGTAGCAGCTTTACCCAAAGTCAAACAAGCTTTAAATCCCCATCCATCGAAATTCAAAGGTCTAGATAGACCAGTGGAAAATGTATCTTGGTATGAGGCTGTAGAATTCTGTCTCAGACTATCAGAAAAAACCGGACACGACTATCGTTTACCGAGTGAAGCTGAATGGGAATATGCTTGTCGGGCTGGAACTACAACATCCTTCCATTTTGGTGAAACGATTACCTCTGAGTTAGTCAGTTGCGCTGTCGAACCAAAAAGCAAATTCCGTAAAGAAACAACAAACGTCGGTAGTTTTGAAGTAGCTAACGCCTTTGGATTGTATGATATGCACGGGCTAGTTTGGGAATGGTGCGCTGATTCGTGGCATAACAATTATAACGACGCACCTTTAGATGGAACAGCTTGGGAAGTTAGCGGTGATATTAATCGCCGAGTCTTACGCGGTGGTTCTTGGAGTTTCAATGCAGAACTTTGTCGCAGCGCCAGTCGTAGCTGGAATGAGTCAGACGGTGGACTGAGGGTTTGTGGCTTTAGAGTAGTATTTTCTGTAGAAGAGATTATTTAG